A single Tachypleus tridentatus isolate NWPU-2018 chromosome 9, ASM421037v1, whole genome shotgun sequence DNA region contains:
- the LOC143224722 gene encoding Golgi to ER traffic protein 4 homolog isoform X3, with translation MSGSSRERRVGLDRILSKIKCNIETGNYYEAHQMYKTLYFRYLTQKKYKELLDLLYDGSDILLKHHQYNSGADLANLVVDALTTSLSPVSYEYLDKLGRLFDRMQPESPERFSFLMAALRWSSRGEGAHPTGHPHLHQHVALTLWKEKNYAQSRYHFTHSSDGDGCASMLIEYHINKGYPSEVDLFITQAVLQFLCLKNKSTASVVFFTFTEKHPSVQQGPPYLLPLLNFVWFLLLAVEGGRLPVFTVLCEMYQPSINRDPAYPEII, from the exons ATGTCTGGCAGTAGTAGGGAGAGAAGAGTTGGGTTAGACAGAATTTTAAGTAAAATCAAATGTAATATCGAGACTGGTAACTATTATGAAGCCCACCAAATGTACAAAACACTATATTTCAG ATATCTTACACAGAAGAAATACAAAGAGTTGTTAGACCTGCTGTATGATGGGTCTGATATCCTGTTGAAGCATCATCAG taTAACAGTGGAGCAGACTTAGCAAACCTAGTTGTGGATGCTTTAACCACATCACTGTCACCTGTTTCATACGAGTACCTTG ATAAGCTAGGAAGACTTTTTGATCGGATGCAGCCGGAGTCACCTGAAAGATTTAGTTTTCTAATGGCAGCCTTAAGGTGGTCATCTAGAGGAGAAGGTGCACATCCCACGGGTCATCCTCATCTGCATCAGCATGTAGCCTTAACACTGTGGAAAG AGAAAAACTATGCACAGTCTCGCTACCATTTCACCCACTCGTCCGATGGTGATGGATGTGCTTCCATGTTGATCGAATACCACATCAACAAAGGTTATCCTAGTGAAGTGGATCTCTTCATCACTCAGGCTGTTCTTCA ATTTCTGTGCCTTAAGAACAAGTCCACAGCGTCAGTAGTTTTTTTCACATTCACAGAGAAACATCCTAGTGTCCAGCAAGGCCCTCCATATCTTTTACCACTATTAAACTTTGTATGGTTTTTACTTCTAGCTGTAGAAGG TGGAAGGTTACCAGTTTTTACTGTCCTATGTGAAATGTACCAACCATCAATAAACAGAGATCCAGCTTACCCAGAA ATAATTTAG
- the LOC143224722 gene encoding Golgi to ER traffic protein 4 homolog isoform X2, whose translation MSGSSRERRVGLDRILSKIKCNIETGNYYEAHQMYKTLYFRYLTQKKYKELLDLLYDGSDILLKHHQYNSGADLANLVVDALTTSLSPVSYEYLEKNYAQSRYHFTHSSDGDGCASMLIEYHINKGYPSEVDLFITQAVLQFLCLKNKSTASVVFFTFTEKHPSVQQGPPYLLPLLNFVWFLLLAVEGGRLPVFTVLCEMYQPSINRDPAYPEYLSKIGQIFFGLPAPPKQQGLLNNLVQSLLEGLEEEDISGDSDIATPGPSCLRKHSMQSEDLD comes from the exons ATGTCTGGCAGTAGTAGGGAGAGAAGAGTTGGGTTAGACAGAATTTTAAGTAAAATCAAATGTAATATCGAGACTGGTAACTATTATGAAGCCCACCAAATGTACAAAACACTATATTTCAG ATATCTTACACAGAAGAAATACAAAGAGTTGTTAGACCTGCTGTATGATGGGTCTGATATCCTGTTGAAGCATCATCAG taTAACAGTGGAGCAGACTTAGCAAACCTAGTTGTGGATGCTTTAACCACATCACTGTCACCTGTTTCATACGAGTACCTTG AGAAAAACTATGCACAGTCTCGCTACCATTTCACCCACTCGTCCGATGGTGATGGATGTGCTTCCATGTTGATCGAATACCACATCAACAAAGGTTATCCTAGTGAAGTGGATCTCTTCATCACTCAGGCTGTTCTTCA ATTTCTGTGCCTTAAGAACAAGTCCACAGCGTCAGTAGTTTTTTTCACATTCACAGAGAAACATCCTAGTGTCCAGCAAGGCCCTCCATATCTTTTACCACTATTAAACTTTGTATGGTTTTTACTTCTAGCTGTAGAAGG TGGAAGGTTACCAGTTTTTACTGTCCTATGTGAAATGTACCAACCATCAATAAACAGAGATCCAGCTTACCCAGAA tACCTCTCCAAGATTGGACAGATATTTTTTGGTTTACCTGCACCACCAAAACAGCAAGGACTTTTga ATAATTTAGTCCAGTCTTTGCTGGAAGGTTTAGAAGAGGAAGATATCAGTGGAGATAGTGACATAGCTACGCCTGGGCCTTCTTGCTTACGGAAGCACAGTATGCAGTCTGAAGATTTGGACTGA
- the LOC143224722 gene encoding Golgi to ER traffic protein 4 homolog isoform X1, with the protein MSGSSRERRVGLDRILSKIKCNIETGNYYEAHQMYKTLYFRYLTQKKYKELLDLLYDGSDILLKHHQYNSGADLANLVVDALTTSLSPVSYEYLDKLGRLFDRMQPESPERFSFLMAALRWSSRGEGAHPTGHPHLHQHVALTLWKEKNYAQSRYHFTHSSDGDGCASMLIEYHINKGYPSEVDLFITQAVLQFLCLKNKSTASVVFFTFTEKHPSVQQGPPYLLPLLNFVWFLLLAVEGGRLPVFTVLCEMYQPSINRDPAYPEYLSKIGQIFFGLPAPPKQQGLLNNLVQSLLEGLEEEDISGDSDIATPGPSCLRKHSMQSEDLD; encoded by the exons ATGTCTGGCAGTAGTAGGGAGAGAAGAGTTGGGTTAGACAGAATTTTAAGTAAAATCAAATGTAATATCGAGACTGGTAACTATTATGAAGCCCACCAAATGTACAAAACACTATATTTCAG ATATCTTACACAGAAGAAATACAAAGAGTTGTTAGACCTGCTGTATGATGGGTCTGATATCCTGTTGAAGCATCATCAG taTAACAGTGGAGCAGACTTAGCAAACCTAGTTGTGGATGCTTTAACCACATCACTGTCACCTGTTTCATACGAGTACCTTG ATAAGCTAGGAAGACTTTTTGATCGGATGCAGCCGGAGTCACCTGAAAGATTTAGTTTTCTAATGGCAGCCTTAAGGTGGTCATCTAGAGGAGAAGGTGCACATCCCACGGGTCATCCTCATCTGCATCAGCATGTAGCCTTAACACTGTGGAAAG AGAAAAACTATGCACAGTCTCGCTACCATTTCACCCACTCGTCCGATGGTGATGGATGTGCTTCCATGTTGATCGAATACCACATCAACAAAGGTTATCCTAGTGAAGTGGATCTCTTCATCACTCAGGCTGTTCTTCA ATTTCTGTGCCTTAAGAACAAGTCCACAGCGTCAGTAGTTTTTTTCACATTCACAGAGAAACATCCTAGTGTCCAGCAAGGCCCTCCATATCTTTTACCACTATTAAACTTTGTATGGTTTTTACTTCTAGCTGTAGAAGG TGGAAGGTTACCAGTTTTTACTGTCCTATGTGAAATGTACCAACCATCAATAAACAGAGATCCAGCTTACCCAGAA tACCTCTCCAAGATTGGACAGATATTTTTTGGTTTACCTGCACCACCAAAACAGCAAGGACTTTTga ATAATTTAGTCCAGTCTTTGCTGGAAGGTTTAGAAGAGGAAGATATCAGTGGAGATAGTGACATAGCTACGCCTGGGCCTTCTTGCTTACGGAAGCACAGTATGCAGTCTGAAGATTTGGACTGA